One window from the genome of Acinetobacter sp. ANC 7912 encodes:
- the rlmN gene encoding 23S rRNA (adenine(2503)-C(2))-methyltransferase RlmN, giving the protein MSTEAVAVSAVSDAQQHTPSAPAQEKTVEKVNLLGMSRPQMEKFFEDMGEKKFRAGQVMKWIHQYFVTDFSEMTNISGKLREKLEKICEIKAPEVVHKNFSKDGTRKWVFRVGDGEGSLVETVLIPAEDKTGSRKTLCISSQVGCALDCSFCSTGKQGFQRDLTQAEIIGQLWMANYSYMEDVPVADRERSVTNVVMMGMGEPLLNYDAVLNSMRIMLDDFAYGMSKRRVTLSTSGVVPKIDQLAEDIDVALAISLHATNNELRNELVPINKKYPLEQLIAACQRYIKKDGNESARKHVTIEYVMLDGVNDKPEHAQEMIKLLKDLPSKINLIPFNPFPHAPYGRSSRNRIISFQKTLSDAGFVCTIRQTRGDDIDAACGQLVGQVADRTRRAEQWKKKIAQSNEIMRSQG; this is encoded by the coding sequence ATGAGTACTGAAGCAGTCGCTGTATCAGCCGTTTCTGATGCACAGCAACACACTCCATCCGCTCCTGCACAGGAAAAAACTGTGGAGAAAGTGAACTTACTTGGCATGTCACGTCCACAAATGGAAAAATTCTTCGAAGATATGGGTGAGAAGAAATTTCGTGCCGGACAGGTGATGAAATGGATTCACCAGTATTTCGTGACTGATTTTTCTGAGATGACCAATATCTCAGGCAAGCTGCGTGAAAAGCTGGAAAAGATTTGTGAAATTAAAGCCCCAGAAGTGGTGCATAAAAATTTCTCCAAAGACGGTACCCGTAAATGGGTGTTCCGCGTGGGTGATGGGGAAGGATCACTGGTTGAAACCGTACTGATCCCAGCCGAAGACAAAACCGGTTCACGCAAGACCTTGTGTATTTCCTCACAAGTGGGCTGTGCCCTGGACTGTTCTTTCTGTTCAACCGGTAAACAGGGTTTCCAGCGTGACTTGACTCAAGCAGAAATTATTGGTCAGTTGTGGATGGCAAACTATTCCTATATGGAAGATGTGCCTGTTGCGGATCGTGAGCGTTCAGTCACCAACGTGGTAATGATGGGTATGGGTGAACCATTGCTCAATTACGACGCTGTGTTGAACTCTATGCGCATTATGCTGGACGACTTTGCCTACGGCATGTCAAAACGTCGTGTGACCTTGTCGACTTCTGGTGTCGTGCCGAAGATTGACCAGCTGGCAGAAGATATTGATGTGGCTTTGGCAATTTCTCTGCATGCTACTAACAATGAACTGCGTAATGAATTGGTGCCAATTAACAAGAAATATCCACTAGAACAGCTCATCGCCGCATGTCAGCGTTATATCAAAAAAGATGGCAATGAAAGTGCACGTAAACATGTGACCATTGAATACGTGATGCTGGATGGCGTGAATGACAAGCCTGAACATGCACAGGAAATGATTAAGCTGCTGAAAGACCTGCCAAGCAAGATTAACCTGATTCCATTTAACCCGTTCCCCCATGCCCCATACGGACGTTCTAGCCGTAACCGCATTATTTCTTTCCAAAAAACTTTGTCTGATGCCGGTTTTGTGTGTACGATTCGTCAGACACGTGGTGATGATATTGACGCTGCGTGTGGACAGT
- the ndk gene encoding nucleoside-diphosphate kinase: MAIERTLSIVKPDAVAKNVIGEIFARFEKAGLKIVATKMKHLTKAEAEGFYAEHKERGFFADLVAFMTSGPVVVSVLEGENAVLAHREILGATNPKEAAPGTIRADFAVSIDENAAHGSDSVASADREINYFFAQTEIAPRTR; encoded by the coding sequence ATGGCTATTGAACGTACATTATCTATCGTAAAACCAGACGCAGTTGCTAAAAACGTAATCGGTGAAATCTTCGCTCGTTTCGAAAAAGCGGGTCTTAAAATCGTTGCAACTAAAATGAAACACCTGACTAAAGCTGAAGCTGAAGGTTTTTATGCTGAACACAAAGAACGTGGCTTCTTTGCTGACCTAGTTGCATTCATGACTTCTGGTCCAGTGGTTGTTTCAGTTCTTGAAGGTGAAAACGCAGTTCTTGCTCACCGTGAAATCCTGGGCGCAACTAACCCTAAAGAAGCTGCTCCTGGTACTATCCGTGCAGACTTCGCTGTAAGCATCGATGAAAACGCTGCTCACGGTTCTGACTCTGTAGCATCTGCTGACCGCGAAATTAACTACTTCTTCGCGCAAACTGAGATTGCTCCGCGTACTCGTTAA
- the iscX gene encoding Fe-S cluster assembly protein IscX encodes MGLRWTDTLDIAIELYEAHPDVDPQWIRFTDLHAWVCALPDFEDDPQKSTEGLLEAIQMAWIDEAR; translated from the coding sequence ATGGGTTTACGTTGGACAGATACTCTCGATATCGCAATTGAACTGTATGAAGCTCACCCGGATGTGGATCCGCAGTGGATCCGTTTTACCGATCTGCATGCATGGGTATGTGCACTTCCTGACTTCGAAGATGATCCACAAAAATCAACCGAAGGTCTGCTGGAAGCAATTCAAATGGCTTGGATTGACGAAGCACGCTAA
- a CDS encoding phosphatase PAP2 family protein, translating into MKLHNAKTKFLEMDLKGCVVLNHLLHSKSIAAFFKTISRLGNGVFWYVMIIATWLLQGLIYSLQMFYLIVGSTIGTILYKILKTKTSRPRPYQVHHQLIRLGEHPLDYYSFPSGHTLHAVMATTLLGYAVPLLLILMLPFTILVALSRMILGLHYPSDVVIGAVIGATVAISVISLAPVFNINL; encoded by the coding sequence ATGAAACTCCACAATGCAAAAACAAAATTTCTCGAGATGGATTTAAAAGGCTGCGTGGTGTTGAATCATCTATTACATTCTAAAAGTATAGCTGCCTTCTTTAAAACGATCAGCCGACTTGGTAATGGTGTTTTCTGGTATGTGATGATTATTGCTACCTGGTTGCTGCAAGGTCTGATTTATAGTTTGCAAATGTTTTATCTAATAGTTGGTAGCACTATTGGAACAATACTTTATAAAATACTAAAGACTAAGACCTCACGTCCTCGACCTTATCAGGTTCATCATCAGCTGATCCGTCTAGGTGAGCATCCTTTAGATTATTATAGTTTTCCGTCTGGTCATACCTTGCATGCAGTTATGGCAACAACTTTACTGGGCTATGCTGTGCCATTATTGCTGATCCTGATGTTGCCTTTTACCATTCTGGTGGCCTTGTCACGTATGATTTTAGGGTTACATTATCCCAGTGATGTAGTTATTGGTGCAGTCATTGGTGCCACGGTAGCCATCAGTGTGATTTCTCTGGCTCCGGTATTTAATATCAACTTATAA
- a CDS encoding fimbria/pilus outer membrane usher protein, with protein MKAKKLLLVIACGIGVTHAEIIQGIEQKAISEEFIVNIWVNGLDYDTETVTFSQGGKRYVECEALRNIGIRIEKTPRHSARNNFCLITSPDIRIEDDHSLQAIKLFLPANYFQDTDYLADVEIPAKANFGGFINYSLFYGKDEEEQEFNTFSEIGIFNDYWLFKNAFLYRNDPEEVEQQVVRVNSTLDVDFPKHFLKLTVGDTTSPYSFLNNSFRFGGLSFGTNYIERPDFVFWNIPALTGSASLPSTIDLFINGVSLYRNSVTPGNYNLPGGAIVNQAGDAQIVVEDILGNRTVRSFPIYINSRLLKPKLNEYNFSAGKLRYNYDVVDDDYRDMFGKFYFRRGITNSTTLGVDLVYSENVSNADLLWTQGISKYFLLDTAASVSKSEEIDEQGYAGGIGISRNSRNWAFGLNSQYFTKEYQYLNSDTLDSNIKSSNIFYLNFSNLKIVDGLGFNYVYQSYYSDDNGTPREDRKFLDVRASKVLTKNLFTDFGYYKDFSEEDGDQGFNIAFYYNWGERGRISLDHDTGDKETSLSYAHRTMTQNGFDYVLGVNHREEEINYNAYGLLKTDIGNLQLSHDEFEDRRYSQAAFDGALVWLGSKVALTKYADNAFALVNVDQHADVDIYRSATLAGSTNKKGYMFVHNLIPYIHYDISFDHNQLAMDETFEHSSKELVGLDQRGYRLDFPIHKTKRFIVRLKNNQQNKLVAGSEVLIDGLGEEPYFVDSQGLVYLYLFKPGIYNLKVKTQGGQYCQAQFNLNHMQFQNASSQVLEAVCK; from the coding sequence ATGAAGGCCAAAAAACTTCTTTTAGTCATTGCCTGTGGAATTGGGGTTACACATGCGGAAATTATTCAAGGGATTGAACAGAAAGCAATATCTGAAGAGTTTATTGTAAATATTTGGGTGAATGGATTGGACTATGATACTGAAACAGTAACTTTTTCCCAAGGAGGAAAGCGATATGTCGAGTGTGAGGCTTTGCGTAATATTGGAATTCGTATTGAAAAAACTCCAAGGCATTCAGCTAGAAACAATTTTTGTCTCATAACCTCACCTGATATCCGAATAGAAGATGATCATAGCTTACAGGCTATTAAACTTTTCTTACCAGCAAACTATTTTCAAGATACTGATTACTTGGCAGATGTGGAAATACCCGCAAAAGCAAATTTTGGAGGGTTTATAAACTATAGTCTTTTTTATGGCAAAGATGAAGAAGAACAAGAATTTAATACGTTTTCAGAAATTGGTATTTTTAATGATTATTGGCTATTTAAAAATGCTTTTCTGTATCGAAATGATCCGGAAGAAGTTGAACAACAGGTAGTGCGTGTAAATAGTACTCTAGATGTTGATTTTCCAAAACATTTTTTGAAACTAACGGTAGGCGATACAACAAGTCCTTATAGTTTTTTAAATAACTCTTTTCGTTTTGGCGGTCTTAGTTTTGGAACAAATTATATCGAGCGGCCAGATTTTGTTTTCTGGAACATACCCGCATTAACAGGGAGTGCTAGTTTACCTTCTACCATTGATTTATTTATTAATGGTGTCAGTCTGTATCGAAATTCTGTAACACCAGGTAACTATAATCTCCCTGGAGGAGCTATCGTTAATCAGGCTGGGGATGCTCAAATCGTTGTAGAAGATATTCTCGGAAACCGAACTGTACGTAGTTTTCCAATCTATATAAATAGCCGTTTATTAAAGCCAAAATTAAACGAATATAATTTTTCGGCAGGTAAATTACGTTACAACTATGATGTCGTAGATGATGATTATAGAGATATGTTTGGTAAATTCTATTTTCGTCGAGGCATCACTAACTCTACCACCTTAGGCGTGGATTTGGTTTATAGTGAAAATGTGAGTAATGCAGATCTATTGTGGACTCAAGGAATTAGCAAATATTTTCTTTTAGATACTGCAGCTTCGGTGAGCAAATCAGAAGAAATAGATGAGCAGGGGTATGCAGGTGGTATTGGAATTAGTCGTAATTCCAGAAATTGGGCGTTTGGTTTAAACAGCCAATATTTTACTAAAGAATATCAATATTTAAACTCAGACACACTGGATTCAAATATTAAATCTTCAAATATCTTTTACTTAAATTTTTCTAACTTAAAAATTGTTGATGGATTGGGTTTTAACTATGTTTATCAATCTTATTATAGCGATGACAATGGGACACCTCGAGAAGATCGTAAATTTTTAGATGTTCGTGCAAGTAAAGTTTTAACAAAAAATTTATTTACAGATTTTGGCTATTATAAAGATTTTAGTGAAGAAGATGGAGATCAAGGCTTTAATATTGCCTTTTATTATAATTGGGGAGAAAGAGGGCGTATTTCTTTAGATCATGATACGGGAGATAAAGAAACCAGTTTAAGTTATGCACATCGTACTATGACGCAAAATGGTTTTGATTATGTGCTTGGTGTGAACCATAGAGAAGAAGAGATTAACTACAATGCATATGGCCTGTTAAAAACAGATATTGGTAATTTGCAGTTATCACATGATGAATTTGAAGATCGCCGTTATTCTCAAGCGGCATTTGATGGTGCTCTAGTCTGGTTAGGTAGCAAAGTAGCTTTAACCAAGTATGCAGATAATGCTTTTGCATTGGTCAATGTAGATCAACATGCTGATGTTGATATTTATCGTTCAGCCACTCTTGCAGGAAGTACAAATAAAAAAGGGTATATGTTTGTTCATAACCTGATTCCTTATATTCACTATGATATTTCTTTCGATCATAACCAACTGGCTATGGACGAAACCTTTGAACATTCTTCCAAAGAGCTGGTAGGGCTAGATCAACGGGGATATCGTTTAGATTTTCCTATTCATAAAACTAAACGCTTCATTGTTCGGCTAAAAAATAATCAACAGAACAAACTTGTTGCAGGTTCAGAAGTTCTTATAGATGGGCTTGGAGAAGAGCCTTATTTTGTAGATAGTCAAGGTCTTGTCTATCTCTATCTATTTAAACCAGGAATATACAATCTGAAAGTTAAGACTCAAGGCGGACAATACTGCCAGGCACAATTTAATCTTAATCATATGCAATTCCAGAATGCTAGCAGCCAGGTTCTAGAAGCTGTATGTAAGTAG
- a CDS encoding fimbria/pilus periplasmic chaperone, which produces MNIRIMGFLIILVWSASLSAGIKFTPIQMQIEDFKKQKSTTVNIESTGLSSSKIFEINAYKWEQDREGNDILIEDKTLLFNPKIFELKPESKQIVRIGFSQPPENLEQQQAWRIVFKEITPIQEKSTINFLFNFSLPLFAGKIIAPKLNADIQKVNNLAYLNISNTAKSFAKITEVVVLDNKNNELLRQDVALYVLSGNKIRVELGEIKEGNAAKLKIKLDEAGYVEFPVKG; this is translated from the coding sequence ATGAATATAAGAATAATGGGATTTCTGATAATACTTGTATGGAGTGCCTCTTTGTCTGCCGGAATTAAATTTACGCCTATACAAATGCAGATTGAGGATTTTAAAAAACAAAAAAGCACGACAGTGAATATTGAAAGTACTGGATTATCCTCTTCTAAAATTTTTGAAATTAATGCTTATAAATGGGAACAGGATAGGGAAGGAAATGATATATTGATAGAGGATAAAACTTTACTTTTTAATCCAAAAATATTTGAGTTAAAACCAGAAAGTAAGCAGATTGTACGTATTGGTTTTAGCCAGCCACCGGAAAATTTGGAACAACAGCAAGCTTGGCGCATTGTATTTAAAGAAATAACACCAATTCAAGAAAAATCTACAATCAATTTTTTGTTTAATTTTTCTTTACCTTTATTTGCAGGGAAAATCATTGCGCCTAAATTGAATGCAGATATTCAAAAAGTAAATAATTTGGCTTATCTCAATATTAGTAATACTGCAAAATCCTTTGCAAAAATAACAGAAGTTGTAGTTTTAGATAATAAAAATAATGAGTTGCTTCGACAAGATGTAGCGTTGTATGTATTGAGTGGTAATAAAATTAGAGTTGAACTGGGTGAAATCAAAGAAGGGAATGCGGCAAAATTAAAAATCAAACTAGATGAAGCAGGATATGTAGAGTTTCCTGTTAAAGGATAA
- the ilvC gene encoding ketol-acid reductoisomerase, producing MQIFYDKDCDLSIIQSKKVAIIGYGSQGHAHALNLKDSGVDVTVGLRAGSASWKKAENAGLKVSEVPAAVAQADLVMILTPDEFQAQLYRDVIEPNIKEGATLAFAHGFSVLYNQVVPRKDLDVIMVAPKAPGHTVRSEFQRGSGVPDLIAVHQDASGNARNVALSYASGVGGGRTGIIETSFREETETDLFGEQAVLCGGAVELVKMGFETLVEAGYAPEMAYFECLHELKLIVDLMFEGGIADMNYSVSNNAEYGEYVTGPEVINEQSREAMRNALKRIQSGEYAKMFIQEGALNYPSMTARRRQNAAHGIEQTGAKLRAMMPWIQANKIVDKEKN from the coding sequence ATGCAAATTTTTTACGATAAAGACTGCGACTTATCTATCATCCAATCTAAGAAAGTAGCAATCATTGGTTATGGTTCACAAGGTCACGCTCATGCGCTTAACCTTAAAGATTCTGGCGTTGATGTGACTGTAGGTCTGCGCGCTGGTTCTGCTTCTTGGAAAAAAGCTGAAAACGCTGGTCTTAAAGTATCTGAAGTACCTGCTGCTGTTGCTCAAGCTGACCTGGTAATGATTCTGACTCCAGATGAATTCCAAGCTCAACTTTACCGCGATGTAATCGAGCCAAACATTAAAGAAGGTGCGACTCTTGCATTCGCTCACGGTTTCTCTGTTCTTTACAACCAAGTTGTTCCACGTAAAGACCTTGACGTAATCATGGTTGCGCCTAAAGCACCTGGTCACACTGTACGTTCAGAATTCCAACGTGGTTCAGGTGTTCCTGATCTGATCGCTGTTCACCAAGATGCTTCTGGTAACGCTCGTAACGTTGCACTTTCTTACGCTTCAGGCGTAGGTGGTGGCCGTACTGGTATCATCGAAACTTCTTTCCGTGAAGAAACTGAAACTGACCTGTTCGGTGAGCAAGCAGTTCTTTGTGGTGGTGCTGTTGAACTGGTTAAAATGGGCTTCGAAACTCTTGTTGAAGCTGGCTATGCACCAGAAATGGCTTACTTCGAATGTCTGCACGAACTTAAACTGATCGTTGACTTGATGTTCGAAGGCGGTATCGCTGATATGAACTACTCTGTATCTAACAACGCTGAGTATGGTGAATACGTAACTGGTCCTGAAGTTATCAACGAACAGTCTCGTGAAGCTATGCGTAATGCATTGAAACGTATCCAATCTGGTGAATACGCTAAGATGTTCATCCAGGAAGGTGCATTGAACTACCCATCTATGACTGCTCGTCGTCGTCAAAACGCTGCACACGGTATCGAACAAACTGGTGCTAAACTGCGTGCGATGATGCCTTGGATTCAAGCAAACAAAATCGTTGATAAAGAGAAAAACTAA
- the ilvN gene encoding acetolactate synthase small subunit: MRHIISVLVENEAGALSRLVGLFSQRGYNIETLNVAPTEDPTLSRLTLTTYGDDHKIEQITKQLNKLVEVVKVVDLSEGSHIERELMLIKVKALGSARDEIKRTADIFRGQVVDVTPTTYTIQIAGTTEKIDAFIDALAENTILEVVRSGVSGIARGEKVLTI, translated from the coding sequence ATGAGACATATTATCTCTGTACTCGTTGAAAACGAAGCTGGTGCATTATCCCGTTTAGTGGGCTTGTTCTCACAACGCGGCTACAATATCGAAACATTGAACGTGGCACCAACCGAAGATCCGACACTTTCACGCCTGACTCTGACTACTTATGGTGATGATCACAAGATCGAACAGATTACCAAACAGCTGAACAAGCTGGTTGAAGTGGTTAAAGTAGTTGACCTGTCAGAAGGTTCACACATCGAACGTGAGCTGATGCTGATCAAGGTGAAAGCACTGGGTTCTGCACGTGATGAAATCAAGCGTACTGCTGACATTTTCCGTGGTCAGGTTGTGGACGTAACGCCAACAACTTATACCATCCAAATTGCCGGTACGACTGAAAAAATTGATGCATTTATTGATGCATTGGCAGAAAACACGATTCTAGAAGTCGTACGTTCAGGTGTGTCTGGTATCGCACGTGGCGAAAAAGTACTGACCATCTAA
- a CDS encoding acetolactate synthase 3 large subunit, producing MELLSGGEMLVRALADEGVEHVFGYPGGAVLHIYDALFQQDKIKHYLVRHEQAAGHMADAYSRVTGKTGVVLVTSGPGATNTVTAIATAYMDSIPMVVLSGQVASHLIGEDAFQETDMVGISRPIVKHSFQVRHASEIPAVIKKAFYIAASGRPGPVVVDIPKDATNPAEKFAYEYPEKIKMRSYQPPYRGHSGQIRKAIDELINAKRPVIYSGGGVVQGNASAQLTELAHLLGYPVTNTLMGLGAFPGDDDQFIGMLGMHGTYEANMTMANADVILAVGARFDDRVTNNPAKFCPNAKVIHIDIDPATISKTIMAHIPIVGAVEPVLNEMLNQLKQMNVSKPNPEAIAAWWKQINEWRAFHGLKFEVPTDGTMKPQQVVRALDKITNGEAIITSDVGQHQMFGALHYRYKRPRQWINSGGLGTMGVGLPYAMAAKLAFPDQQVVCITGEASIQMCIQELSTCKQYGLNVKILCLNNRALGMVKQWQDMNYEGRHSSSYVESLPDFGKLMEAYGHVGIEINHADELESKLAEAMAINDKCVFINVMVDRTEHVYPMLVAGQSMKDMWLAKGERTS from the coding sequence TTGGAACTTTTATCTGGTGGTGAAATGCTCGTTCGCGCATTAGCGGATGAAGGCGTTGAACATGTTTTTGGATATCCAGGCGGCGCAGTTCTACACATTTACGATGCGCTATTTCAACAAGACAAAATTAAACATTACCTCGTACGTCATGAACAAGCTGCCGGTCACATGGCAGATGCTTACTCACGTGTGACAGGTAAGACTGGTGTTGTACTGGTTACTTCAGGTCCAGGTGCAACCAATACCGTGACCGCGATTGCAACTGCGTATATGGATTCTATTCCAATGGTGGTGCTGTCAGGTCAGGTCGCAAGTCATTTGATCGGTGAGGATGCGTTCCAGGAAACCGATATGGTCGGTATTTCTCGTCCGATCGTGAAGCACAGCTTCCAAGTGCGTCACGCAAGCGAAATTCCAGCGGTTATTAAAAAAGCATTCTATATCGCAGCATCTGGCCGTCCAGGTCCAGTGGTCGTTGATATTCCGAAAGATGCAACTAACCCTGCAGAAAAATTTGCCTACGAATATCCTGAAAAGATCAAGATGCGTTCTTATCAACCACCTTACCGTGGTCACTCAGGTCAGATTCGTAAAGCGATTGATGAACTGATTAATGCTAAACGCCCAGTGATTTATTCTGGCGGTGGTGTGGTTCAGGGTAATGCTTCAGCACAATTGACTGAGCTTGCACATCTGCTGGGTTATCCAGTAACGAATACCTTGATGGGCCTTGGTGCATTCCCGGGCGATGATGACCAATTCATCGGTATGTTGGGTATGCATGGGACTTATGAAGCCAACATGACTATGGCGAATGCCGATGTGATCTTGGCGGTAGGTGCACGTTTTGATGACCGTGTAACCAATAACCCTGCTAAATTCTGTCCGAATGCCAAAGTCATTCACATCGACATCGATCCGGCGACCATTTCTAAAACCATCATGGCGCACATTCCAATCGTGGGTGCAGTAGAACCTGTGCTGAACGAAATGCTGAACCAGCTGAAACAGATGAATGTGTCCAAGCCAAATCCTGAAGCGATTGCTGCATGGTGGAAACAGATCAATGAATGGCGTGCCTTCCACGGCCTGAAATTCGAAGTACCAACAGACGGTACGATGAAGCCACAACAGGTGGTTCGTGCGCTGGATAAAATCACCAATGGTGAAGCGATCATTACCTCTGATGTAGGCCAGCACCAAATGTTTGGTGCCTTGCACTATCGCTACAAACGTCCTCGCCAATGGATCAACTCTGGCGGTCTGGGTACCATGGGTGTAGGCTTGCCATACGCAATGGCAGCGAAACTGGCCTTCCCGGATCAGCAAGTGGTTTGTATCACTGGTGAAGCATCGATTCAGATGTGTATCCAGGAACTTTCAACCTGTAAGCAATACGGCTTGAACGTGAAAATTCTGTGCCTGAATAACCGTGCCTTAGGTATGGTAAAACAGTGGCAGGATATGAACTACGAAGGTCGTCACTCTAGCTCTTATGTAGAGTCACTGCCTGACTTCGGTAAGCTGATGGAAGCTTATGGCCATGTAGGTATTGAAATTAACCATGCAGACGAGCTTGAATCAAAACTTGCAGAAGCAATGGCGATCAATGATAAGTGCGTATTTATTAACGTAATGGTTGACCGTACAGAACACGTTTATCCAATGTTGGTAGCTGGTCAGTCAATGAAAGATATGTGGTTGGCTAAAGGGGAGCGCACTTCATGA